From Cronobacter turicensis z3032, the proteins below share one genomic window:
- the yfeA gene encoding Uncharacterized protein yfeA, with the protein MSGHWLDYPQVIASYFGESTSFYSIVTVQGLMAASVIFVDIFYYPVRMALSPVFARAFWRRCIIPLLAPEKKLLATGWFASVFILLTLFLLPFKVFLISIYTLPVIFVLFTTGIFLIGPVLITLLWSVALLLLMGSSNSFLPADKNGFLLAFMLSGFIAFAVSMRFMTVIFNKNEWMKRQYRMLALTDPLTRLPNLRALERHLQSASGGALCCLRVTNLEFLSRHYGLMMRIQCKKEVTTLLLPWLNAGEKVFQLPDSDLLIWLAGPEPHNRLRHMVDLLNSKRIQWNGTPLDLDYGAAWAPVHQVQAPEELYRTIGQLSYLAELAHPGEPVVALESRSQGISGQTSEPVLMLQKVKRALSGDGVTLFAQPIRNAQGEGYAEILARLECDGELIMPAKFIPLIARFNLSARFDMQVLEKLLKYLHAHPQTRPGARFSVNLMPLTLQQQGIAQQAIALFERYQVPISAVILEVTEEQALSGSENTMHNIALLQARGFCIAIDDFGTGYANFERLKSLQADIIKIDGCFVRHVVSNTFDALVVKSICDLAKARGLTVVAEFVETPAQRDLLFALGVEYIQGYLPGQPEPLERRA; encoded by the coding sequence ATTTCAGGGCACTGGCTTGATTATCCTCAGGTTATTGCGTCTTATTTTGGCGAAAGCACGTCGTTTTACAGTATTGTCACCGTCCAGGGTTTAATGGCAGCATCGGTCATCTTCGTCGATATTTTTTATTATCCAGTCCGCATGGCGCTAAGCCCGGTGTTTGCCCGCGCGTTCTGGCGCCGCTGCATTATTCCGCTGCTCGCGCCGGAAAAAAAGTTGCTGGCCACAGGCTGGTTTGCCTCGGTATTCATTCTGCTGACGCTCTTTCTGCTGCCCTTTAAAGTTTTTTTAATTTCGATTTATACGCTGCCGGTCATTTTCGTTTTATTTACCACCGGGATTTTTCTTATCGGTCCCGTGCTGATTACGCTGCTCTGGTCTGTTGCTTTATTATTGTTAATGGGTAGCTCCAACAGCTTTTTACCGGCAGATAAAAACGGCTTTTTGCTGGCGTTTATGCTGTCTGGCTTTATTGCATTTGCAGTTTCGATGCGTTTCATGACGGTCATTTTTAACAAAAATGAATGGATGAAACGGCAATATCGTATGCTGGCATTGACCGATCCCCTTACGCGACTGCCAAACCTGCGCGCGCTGGAGCGGCACCTGCAAAGTGCTTCTGGCGGCGCGCTCTGCTGCCTGCGTGTGACCAATCTTGAGTTTCTTAGCCGTCACTATGGCCTGATGATGCGCATCCAGTGCAAAAAAGAGGTGACGACGCTCCTGTTGCCCTGGCTGAACGCCGGCGAAAAAGTCTTTCAGTTACCGGACAGCGACCTGCTTATCTGGCTGGCAGGCCCTGAGCCGCATAACCGGTTGCGGCACATGGTGGATCTGCTGAACAGCAAACGTATCCAGTGGAACGGCACGCCGCTTGATCTCGACTATGGCGCCGCCTGGGCGCCGGTACATCAGGTGCAGGCGCCAGAGGAGCTTTACCGCACCATCGGGCAACTGAGTTATCTCGCGGAACTTGCACATCCCGGCGAGCCGGTGGTGGCGCTGGAAAGCCGCAGCCAGGGCATTTCCGGGCAAACCAGCGAGCCGGTGCTGATGCTGCAGAAGGTAAAACGCGCGCTCTCCGGGGATGGCGTCACGCTGTTCGCGCAGCCGATACGCAATGCGCAGGGGGAGGGGTATGCTGAAATTCTGGCGCGGCTTGAGTGCGATGGCGAGCTCATTATGCCCGCGAAATTTATCCCGTTGATCGCCCGTTTTAACCTCAGCGCGCGTTTTGATATGCAGGTGCTGGAGAAACTCCTGAAATATCTGCACGCGCACCCGCAAACGCGCCCAGGCGCGCGCTTTTCCGTTAACCTGATGCCCTTAACGCTACAACAGCAGGGCATCGCCCAGCAGGCCATTGCGCTGTTTGAGCGCTACCAGGTGCCGATTAGCGCGGTGATTCTGGAGGTAACGGAGGAGCAGGCGCTCTCCGGCTCGGAAAACACCATGCATAATATCGCGCTTTTGCAGGCGCGAGGGTTTTGCATCGCGATTGATGATTTTGGCACCGGTTACGCCAATTTCGAGCGGCTCAAAAGCTTACAGGCCGATATCATTAAAATCGACGGCTGCTTTGTCCGTCACGTGGTGAGCAATACGTTTGACGCGCTGGTGGTGAAATCGATTTGCGATCTGGCGAAGGCGCGCGGGTTGACGGTGGTAGCAGAGTTCGTTGAAACCCCGGCGCAGCGCGATCTGCTGTTCGCGCTTGGCGTGGAGTATATTCAGGGCTATCTGCCAGGGCAGCCTGAGCCGCTTGAGCGCAGGGCATAA
- the yfeC gene encoding Uncharacterized protein yfeC yields MTPDELAHYTGYSRQTINKWVRKEGWHTSPKPGVQGGKARVIHVDEQVLAFIRSARRVSDNVATYTASVDAPLENLLLNSLKEMSQSEQKQLTSLLLREGIAGLLQRLDIRHTD; encoded by the coding sequence ATGACCCCGGACGAGCTGGCGCATTACACCGGATATAGCCGCCAGACTATCAATAAATGGGTGCGCAAAGAGGGCTGGCACACGTCGCCGAAGCCCGGCGTACAGGGCGGCAAAGCGCGCGTGATTCATGTTGATGAACAGGTGCTGGCGTTTATCCGCAGCGCCCGCCGCGTCTCTGATAACGTCGCCACCTATACAGCGTCTGTCGACGCGCCCCTGGAAAATCTGCTGCTGAATTCTCTGAAAGAGATGAGCCAGTCAGAGCAAAAACAGCTAACCTCGTTACTGCTGCGTGAAGGCATTGCCGGCCTGTTGCAGCGGCTGGATATTCGCCACACGGATTAA
- the gltX gene encoding Glutamyl-tRNA synthetase, with amino-acid sequence MKIKTRFAPSPTGYLHVGGARTALYSWLFARNQGGEFVLRIEDTDLERSTPEAIEAIMDGMNWLSLEWDEGPYFQTKRFDRYNAVIDEMLAAGTAYKCYCSKERLEALREEQMAKGEKPRYDGRCRHSHEHHADDEPCVVRFANPQDGSVVFDDQIRGPIEFSNLELDDLIIRRTDGSPTYNFCVVVDDWDMEITHVIRGEDHINNTPRQINILKALGAPVPLYAHVSMINGDDGKKLSKRHGAVSVMQYRDDGYLPEALLNYLVRLGWSHGDQEIFSREEMIKFFALDAVSKSASAFNTDKLLWLNHHYINTLAPEYVATHLQWHIEQENIDTRNGPQLAELVKLLGERCKTLKEMAQTCRYFYEDFSEFDADAAKKHLRPVARQPLEVVRDKLAAVTDWTAENVHHAIQATADELEVGMGKVGMPLRVAVTGAGQSPGLDVTVHAIGKSRSVERINKALAFIAERENQQ; translated from the coding sequence ATGAAAATCAAAACCCGCTTCGCGCCAAGCCCGACCGGCTATCTGCATGTCGGTGGCGCCCGTACCGCTCTTTATTCCTGGCTTTTCGCCCGCAATCAGGGCGGCGAATTTGTGCTGCGCATTGAAGACACCGATCTTGAGCGCTCCACGCCGGAAGCCATCGAAGCCATTATGGATGGGATGAACTGGCTGAGCCTGGAGTGGGATGAAGGCCCGTATTTCCAGACCAAACGTTTCGATCGCTACAACGCGGTAATTGATGAAATGCTGGCGGCGGGAACGGCGTATAAGTGCTATTGCTCAAAAGAGCGTCTGGAAGCGCTGCGCGAAGAACAGATGGCGAAGGGCGAGAAGCCGCGTTATGACGGCCGCTGCCGCCACAGCCATGAGCATCACGCTGACGATGAGCCTTGCGTCGTGCGTTTTGCTAACCCGCAGGACGGCTCCGTCGTGTTTGACGATCAGATCCGCGGCCCGATTGAATTCAGCAACCTTGAACTCGACGATCTGATCATCCGTCGTACTGACGGTTCCCCGACGTACAACTTCTGCGTGGTGGTGGATGACTGGGATATGGAAATCACGCACGTGATCCGCGGCGAAGACCATATCAACAACACCCCGCGCCAGATTAACATCCTGAAAGCGTTGGGCGCGCCGGTGCCGCTGTATGCGCACGTTTCTATGATCAATGGCGATGACGGTAAAAAGCTCTCCAAACGTCACGGCGCGGTCAGCGTCATGCAGTATCGCGACGACGGCTATCTGCCGGAAGCGCTGTTGAACTATCTGGTGCGTCTGGGCTGGTCCCACGGCGATCAGGAAATTTTCTCCCGTGAAGAGATGATCAAATTCTTCGCGCTTGATGCAGTGAGCAAATCGGCGAGTGCGTTTAACACTGATAAACTGCTGTGGCTCAACCACCACTACATCAACACGCTGGCGCCGGAATATGTGGCGACGCATCTGCAGTGGCATATTGAGCAGGAAAACATCGACACCCGCAACGGTCCGCAACTGGCGGAGCTGGTAAAACTGCTGGGCGAGCGCTGCAAAACCCTCAAAGAGATGGCGCAGACCTGCCGCTACTTCTATGAAGATTTCAGCGAGTTCGACGCCGACGCGGCGAAAAAACACCTGCGCCCGGTGGCGCGTCAGCCGCTGGAAGTGGTGCGCGATAAACTCGCTGCGGTGACCGACTGGACCGCTGAAAATGTGCATCATGCCATTCAGGCGACCGCCGATGAGCTGGAAGTGGGCATGGGTAAAGTGGGCATGCCGCTACGCGTCGCGGTGACCGGGGCAGGGCAATCACCGGGCCTGGACGTGACCGTTCACGCGATTGGTAAATCCCGAAGCGTAGAGCGTATCAACAAAGCGCTGGCCTTTATCGCGGAACGCGAAAACCAGCAGTAA